One stretch of Streptomyces sp. R21 DNA includes these proteins:
- a CDS encoding putative hydro-lyase, with amino-acid sequence MNRTAQDRPLSLVDGHAHAWTPKKARSLFRSGVSGPTAGVAAGHTQANLISVPADWAYDMLLFCQRNQKPCPVLDVTDAGSWTTVLAEGADLRTDLPRYRVWEHGELVEEPTDVVGRWREDLVTFLLGCSFTFEWALTGAGVPLRHLEQGRNVSMYVTGRQCRPAGRLYGPMVVSMRPVPPEHLAATIRESSLYPAVHGSPVHCGEPSVLGIEDLSRPDFGDPVDLAPDDIPVFWACGVTPQAAVMASRPPFAITHAPGQMLVTDTRDEQHRVL; translated from the coding sequence GTGAACCGCACCGCACAGGACCGCCCGTTGAGCCTTGTCGACGGCCACGCGCACGCGTGGACCCCCAAGAAGGCGCGCTCCCTGTTCCGTTCGGGCGTGTCGGGGCCCACCGCCGGAGTCGCCGCCGGCCACACCCAGGCGAACCTGATCTCGGTGCCCGCCGACTGGGCGTACGACATGCTGCTGTTCTGTCAGCGCAACCAGAAGCCGTGCCCCGTCCTCGACGTCACCGACGCCGGCTCCTGGACGACCGTCCTCGCGGAAGGCGCGGACCTGCGCACCGACCTGCCCCGCTATCGCGTGTGGGAGCACGGCGAACTGGTCGAGGAGCCCACGGACGTGGTCGGCCGCTGGCGCGAGGACCTCGTCACCTTCCTCCTCGGGTGCAGCTTCACCTTCGAGTGGGCGCTGACCGGGGCGGGCGTCCCGCTGCGCCACCTCGAACAGGGCCGCAACGTCTCGATGTACGTGACCGGACGCCAGTGCCGCCCGGCCGGCCGGCTGTACGGCCCCATGGTGGTGTCGATGCGCCCGGTCCCGCCCGAGCACCTGGCCGCGACGATCAGGGAGAGCAGCCTGTACCCGGCCGTCCACGGCAGCCCGGTGCACTGCGGCGAGCCGTCGGTGCTCGGCATCGAGGATCTCTCGCGCCCCGACTTCGGCGATCCGGTGGACCTCGCACCGGACGACATCCCGGTGTTCTGGGCCTGCGGAGTGACTCCCCAGGCGGCCGTGATGGCGTCGCGCCCGCCCTTCGCGATCACCCACGCGCCCGGCCAGATGCTCGTCACGGACACCCGCGACGAGCAACACCGCGTGCTCTGA
- a CDS encoding MFS transporter, which yields MSTTPPSQALTADSAPGTAQPTTPDGAFGWLRALSPRGRRAFGGAFGGYALDSYDYFTLPLSMVALAAYFGLDSGQTGLFTTVTLVVSAVGGAIAGVVADRIGRVKALMITVATYAVFTVACGFAPNYETLLVFRALQGLGFGGEWAVGAVLVAEYTSAKHRGRTLGAVQSAWAVGWALAVIVYTLVFQYLGDDLAWRVMFWTGALPALLVVWVRRRVHDAPEAAAAREKSARKGSFAAIFKPATADSPGLLRTTFFAVLLSTGVQGGYYTLATWVPTYLKTDRGLSVVGTGGYLTFLISGAFIGYLTGGYLTDRLGRKRNILLFAVLSAVGILVYANIPSGANTLLLVLGFPLGFCMSAIFSGFGSFLSELYPTAVRGTGQGFTYNTGRAVGAVFPTTVGFLADSWGVGGALVFGAVGYALAALALLGLPETLGKELR from the coding sequence ATGAGCACGACCCCTCCCTCCCAGGCCCTGACCGCCGATTCCGCTCCCGGCACGGCCCAACCCACCACCCCTGACGGCGCGTTCGGCTGGCTGCGCGCCCTGAGTCCGCGGGGCCGACGCGCCTTCGGCGGCGCGTTCGGCGGCTATGCCCTCGACTCGTACGACTACTTCACGCTGCCGCTGAGCATGGTCGCGCTCGCGGCGTACTTCGGCCTGGACAGCGGCCAGACCGGCCTGTTCACCACCGTCACACTGGTCGTCTCGGCGGTCGGCGGCGCCATCGCGGGCGTGGTCGCGGACCGGATCGGACGTGTCAAGGCACTGATGATCACCGTGGCCACCTACGCGGTGTTCACCGTGGCCTGCGGGTTCGCGCCCAACTACGAGACGCTGCTGGTCTTCCGCGCCCTTCAGGGCCTCGGCTTCGGCGGCGAGTGGGCGGTCGGCGCGGTCCTGGTGGCCGAGTACACCAGTGCGAAGCACCGGGGCCGCACGCTGGGCGCGGTGCAGAGCGCCTGGGCCGTCGGCTGGGCGCTGGCCGTGATCGTCTACACGCTGGTCTTCCAGTACCTAGGCGACGATCTCGCCTGGCGCGTGATGTTCTGGACCGGCGCGCTGCCCGCGTTGCTCGTCGTCTGGGTGCGGCGCCGGGTGCACGACGCGCCGGAGGCGGCCGCCGCGCGCGAGAAGAGCGCCCGCAAGGGCTCGTTCGCGGCGATCTTCAAGCCCGCCACGGCCGACTCCCCGGGCCTGCTGCGCACCACGTTCTTCGCGGTGCTGCTCTCCACCGGCGTCCAGGGCGGCTACTACACGCTGGCCACGTGGGTGCCGACGTACCTGAAGACGGATCGCGGTCTGTCCGTCGTCGGCACCGGCGGCTACCTCACGTTCCTGATCTCCGGAGCCTTCATCGGGTACCTCACCGGTGGCTATCTGACCGACCGGCTGGGCCGCAAGCGGAACATCCTGCTCTTCGCGGTCCTCTCGGCGGTCGGCATCCTCGTGTACGCCAACATCCCCAGCGGTGCCAACACACTGCTCCTGGTGCTCGGTTTCCCCCTGGGCTTCTGTATGTCGGCGATCTTCAGCGGCTTCGGCTCGTTCCTCAGCGAGCTGTACCCGACGGCGGTGCGCGGCACCGGGCAGGGCTTCACGTACAACACCGGCCGTGCCGTGGGTGCCGTCTTTCCCACGACCGTCGGCTTCCTCGCCGACAGCTGGGGCGTCGGCGGCGCCCTGGTCTTCGGTGCCGTCGGCTACGCCCTGGCGGCGCTGGCGCTGCTCGGGCTGCCCGAGACGCTCGGGAAGGAGCTCCGGTGA